The following proteins are co-located in the Phycisphaerales bacterium genome:
- the argS gene encoding arginine--tRNA ligase, protein MAENTGANSSSKDPVQLLGERFRAGIAAAFPQAADADPAISASKNPEFGDYQSNVAMGLAKKLGMKPREVAEKIVASVQIGDIAEALTPASIAGPGFINIRLRGDALAALVQQMDTPWLGIEKPARQKTVVVDLMGVNLAKQMHVGHLRSPVIGDAIARAFERLGEKVIRQNHVGDWGLPIAMVTARLMKLSAAGKINIDTLTLDELDSAYKTAQQECQRDLAGLEAVKKYGLGPKAEAELEAQVGGATENFIEARQTLVKLQAKEPATYAVWQKIYSVTMAECLSVCRVLNVAVTEAHNAGESSYADELSPMVADLEQRGVAEVDQGALVIRLDKPEWGGIKEPCLIRKTDGGYLYATTDICAVRRRVQKLGAERIVYAVDLRQNLHLRQVFFASKRAGYAKNAGTGEDAVMEHAGFGAVLGEDGRPFKTRSGESVKLSDLIEEMITRATAAVMQRNPEEAPEQARKIAEAVGIAALKYADLSTDRVKDYMFSFDRMLSFEGNTGPYLLNALVRIKSIFRKAAERGVAGGWESTPPSVSAPAEKQLALALLRYPATVRSVADLCEPHRMCQYLYDLASTFSAFYENCPVLAAETEEQRRGRLKLAAVTGRVLEDGLHVLGIPTLERM, encoded by the coding sequence ATGGCTGAGAACACTGGTGCGAACTCGTCGTCCAAGGACCCTGTGCAGCTGCTGGGGGAGCGGTTCCGCGCGGGGATCGCGGCGGCGTTCCCGCAGGCCGCTGATGCCGACCCGGCGATCTCTGCGAGCAAGAACCCGGAGTTCGGCGACTACCAGTCCAACGTGGCCATGGGGCTGGCCAAGAAGCTGGGGATGAAGCCGCGGGAGGTGGCGGAGAAGATCGTTGCCTCGGTGCAGATCGGCGATATCGCGGAGGCGCTGACCCCCGCGTCCATCGCGGGGCCGGGGTTCATCAACATCCGGCTGCGGGGCGATGCTCTGGCGGCGCTGGTGCAGCAGATGGACACGCCGTGGCTGGGCATCGAGAAGCCCGCGCGTCAGAAGACGGTGGTCGTGGACCTGATGGGCGTGAACCTCGCGAAGCAGATGCACGTGGGGCACCTCCGGTCGCCGGTGATCGGCGATGCGATCGCGCGGGCGTTCGAGCGGCTGGGGGAGAAGGTGATTCGGCAGAACCACGTGGGCGACTGGGGGCTGCCCATCGCGATGGTGACCGCACGTCTCATGAAGCTGAGCGCGGCGGGCAAGATCAACATCGACACGCTGACGCTTGATGAGCTCGATAGTGCGTACAAGACCGCGCAGCAGGAGTGCCAGCGCGACCTCGCGGGGCTGGAGGCGGTCAAGAAGTACGGCCTGGGCCCCAAGGCGGAGGCGGAGCTGGAGGCGCAGGTCGGCGGCGCGACGGAGAACTTCATCGAGGCGCGGCAGACGCTGGTGAAGCTGCAGGCGAAGGAGCCCGCGACGTACGCGGTGTGGCAGAAGATCTACAGCGTGACGATGGCCGAGTGCCTCTCGGTCTGCCGCGTGCTCAATGTGGCCGTGACGGAGGCGCACAACGCGGGCGAGTCGAGCTACGCCGATGAGCTCTCGCCCATGGTGGCGGACCTGGAGCAGCGGGGGGTGGCGGAGGTGGACCAGGGGGCGCTGGTGATCCGGCTGGACAAGCCCGAGTGGGGCGGGATCAAGGAGCCGTGCCTGATCCGCAAGACCGACGGCGGGTACCTGTACGCGACGACGGATATCTGTGCCGTGCGGCGGCGCGTGCAGAAGCTGGGGGCGGAGCGGATCGTGTACGCCGTGGATCTGCGGCAGAACCTGCACCTGCGGCAGGTGTTCTTCGCCAGCAAGCGGGCGGGGTACGCAAAGAACGCGGGCACCGGCGAGGACGCCGTGATGGAGCACGCGGGCTTCGGCGCGGTGCTGGGGGAGGACGGGCGGCCGTTCAAGACGCGGTCGGGCGAGAGCGTGAAGCTGTCGGACCTGATCGAGGAGATGATCACGCGCGCCACCGCGGCGGTGATGCAGCGCAACCCGGAGGAGGCGCCCGAGCAGGCGCGGAAGATCGCGGAGGCGGTGGGCATCGCCGCGCTCAAGTACGCGGACCTGTCGACCGACCGCGTGAAGGACTACATGTTCAGCTTCGACCGGATGCTCTCGTTCGAGGGCAATACCGGGCCGTACCTGCTCAATGCCCTCGTGCGGATCAAGAGCATCTTCCGCAAGGCGGCCGAGCGCGGCGTCGCCGGCGGCTGGGAGAGCACGCCTCCAAGCGTGAGCGCACCGGCGGAGAAGCAACTCGCCCTGGCGCTGCTGCGGTACCCGGCGACGGTGCGGAGCGTGGCGGACCTGTGCGAGCCGCACCGGATGTGCCAGTACCTGTACGACCTCGCGTCGACGTTCAGCGCCTTCTACGAGAACTGCCCGGTGCTGGCGGCCGAGACCGAAGAGCAGCGGCGCGGGCGGCTGAAGCTGGCGGCGGTGACGGGGCGCGTGCTGGAGGATGGGCTGCACGTGCTGGGGATTCCGACTCTGGAGCGGATGTAG